The Pirellulaceae bacterium genomic sequence TTTCAATCCGCGCCCGCTCTCGCGAGCGGGCGATGCAAGGATTGACGGAACAAATTACTTGGCTAAAGTTTCAATCCGCGCCCGCTCTCGCGAGCGGGCGATGGGAATGATAAAAATGTTAGATTCTAAATGGCTGTTTCAATCCGCGCCCGCTCTCGCGAGCGGGCGATCGAGCAGAGCAGCGTAGCGTTTGGCCTGCGCGTTGTTTCAATCCGCGCCCGCTCTCGCGAGCGGGCGATCTGTCGTGCGACCACTCCCACACGCCATGCTCATGTTTCAATCCGCGCCCGCTCTCGCGAGCGGGCGATACTAGCAAATTCCGTACCATTTTAGCAGAATCCTGTTTCAATCCGCGCCCGCTCTCGCGAGCGGGCGATGGACAAAGGGACGCGAGCCTGGCAAACTCTATAAGTTTCAATCCGCGCCCGCTCTCGCGAGCGGGCGATTAGGGGGGCTGCCTGTCTCAGTCTATCGCAGGGAAGTTTCAATCCGCGCCCGCTCTCGCGAGCGGGCGATGAATATTTTGATGAACTGGCCGATACTATACGGGTTTCAATCCGCGCCCGCTCTCGCGAGCGGGCGATGAGCCTGGCAAACTCTATAAAACACTGCACGGCATGTTTCAATCCGCGCCCGCTCTCGCGAGCGGGCGATCAACGCTTCATCCCTCGCCCGGCGTATCTCATCGTTTCAATCCGCGCCCGCTCTCGCGAGCGGGCGATTTAACCATGGCTCCGTGTGCATACAATTTTTACTGTTTCAATCCGCGCCCGCTCTCGCGAGCGGGCGATCTTCTGCTCCAGCAAATGTTCACAGTCAAATCGGTTTCAATCCGCGCCCGCTCTCGCGAGCGGGCGATGCAGAATCTTTTCGATCGGCATTCGTGATCGAGGGGTTTCAATCCGCGCCCGCTCTCGCGAGCGGGCGATGAAGCATGTGGAGCACTTGGGGAGAATCTACAAGTTTCAATCCGCGCCCGCTCTCGCGAGCGGGCGATACCCACGTGGAGTGAAAATTGATCGCGTACAGGGTTTCAATCCGCGCCCGCTCTCGCGAGCGGGCGATCCCCTAATTGTAACCGTCTATTGAGAAAGGGTTTAGCAACCAGCTTTCGCGAACTCGTAGTTCTTGAACAATGTGCATTGACGGCTGGGCACGAGTTAGGGCTGAAATCGGCGAAAATGCCCTGGTGAACGGCAAAGTCGCGAACCTCACCGAGAAATGGCGAGCGCTTGGGGTTCGCGTGGGACTTCCTTAGTCTACCACTAGATAATTAGAGGGTCGTCCAGATTGAGCGAGGGTTTGATACCGTGGTGCTCGACTTTGTACTGCCAATTGCTGCCAAGAAAATAGAATCTCACGCTATCCTGATCTGGCAACATGGCTGTGAGAAGCTGATGCTTCAGGCTGACAAAATTTTCGTTGTTGAGCCAACATTCGAAGACGCTGTTTTGAACTCGCTGTCCATGATTCAGGCAAATTTTAGCGACTTGCCGCAAGCGCCGCTGACCGGCTTTGTCGGTCGTTGATACATCGTAGGTCACAATCACGAGCATCATCAGTCATCATTTCCATGTAAATGGGGGGTAGGCGTCACTGTCGCCTCGGAGGTGGCGGGCCAACAACCGCGCTTGTATATGCGGGACTAAACCAAGTGTCATTTTTTCACCCAGAAAGGGATGTGTAATCTCTTCCTGTTTGCGCTTCTGATAGGCGGCCACAATCTCTTTACGAGTCGACTCGTCCATGCGCACACCACCTCCTGGATCGACCTCAAATCCCTTGGCTCGGACCTGCTGACGGTTGATGAGCGACAACACTAAGCGATCAACGATCACCGGACGGAACTCCTCCATCAAGTCGAGCGCCAATCCGGGGCGTCCCGGACGATCGCGATGCAGAAAGCCGACCGCAGCATCCAGTCCACACGCTTCGCAGGCGCTGCGCAAGTCGTTGGTTAGCATCGAATAACAGAACGAAAGCATTGCATTGACCGGATCCAGCGGAGGGCGACGGTTGCGGCCAGAAAATACAAAATCGTTTTTCTGGATGACAATCAGATCATTCAGTACAGAAAAATACTCACTGGTTGCGTCACCCTCGACCCCGCGAAGTTGATCCAGCGTCAGAATTTCAGCTAACGTCTTTAGGCGCCTGTCGATTCGCTGGACGACCTGCTCGATGCGGGTGCTTGCCTGCGAGCTGGCATGATCGCGAATAGCGCGGCGCAGAACGGTGCGGTAGTTGGCTAGTTTGCCGATGATGCAGGCGCGGGCAATCGCTGCCGAGGCACACAGATCGTCGGCGCGCCGATACTGCTCGCGCCGCAGCAAGACATTGCCGGGCGTGAAGCCGTTGACCGCTGCCAAGAACCGTCCATACTCGGTCATGAACGTAACGGCGATCCCTTTTTGCGCGCAAGCTCCCAACAATAGCGGACTACAAGCCACACGGCCCAGGCAACAGATGGCTCCGATATTGATTAGCGGCAGTCGCAAGCGATCGACACGGTCAATTGAAACGACAACCGCGTCGCCTTGCTTGCGTAGGTAGGCTCCCTGTGTTGTGACATACAATGTGTTGAGGTGAGTCTTCATAAGCCGTCCGAATCAATTGATTCGTCAGGTGCAGTCAGCAGACTTTCTAGATATCGCCGCGCGGTAGCGCGTGGGCGAACTGCCTTCGGTAAACATTGCGGCATGAGCGAGCAACATTCGCATTTTCGCTTTTGATAGCTGATCGCAGGAGTTAGACGACTTTGGAATAGCGAATGCAAGTCTTGTATGGCTTCAGATGTTGTTTGTCGAAGATCGCTGGTTAACCCAAGTTCTACGCGGCGTTTCGTTTTTACATAGAAGATAAATGCGTAGTTCACTGCTCGGCCGAGCATGTCTTCTAGGCAAAGGACTTGCGCGCAGGTCTGAACGCGAAAGGGTAGGTCGCGCTTGCCCTTTGGACTGCCGCGTTTGTATTCGATAACGGAGACAGTTTCGATTTGGTTGTTTGGTGAGAGTGTAAATTCGATGATGTCAGCCTTGCCGGTCAGACCCCAACGATGAGAACGGAGCTCCATTCCTCGCACGACTCGTAGATTACCACGAGTTTCAGATTGATGTTTATCGTGGGCTCGTTGATGCGCGACGGTTCCCTCCGCAGTGAAAATGTTTTCACTCCACACGCCTTCCAGAAAGACTAGTGCTGCCCGTCGTGGGCAATACAGAAAATGCTGGAGCGCCGAGATTGGCAGGCATTCTTCTTCGGAAAACAAATGCATCTCTCTCCGTACGATGGATAAATCCTCAGCGAACTTCAATTTTCGTGCGCGGAGGTCTTGATTTTCAGAATATACTTGTTGTTCTAAGTAATCGAAAACCTCTGCCATCTGTCTAGCAGTCGATCAGCATGGACTTTGCCTACAGTTTGTCGAAGTCACGCGGGAGTTCGAGGAGTTCGATCCCAGCAGGAATCCGGCCGCGATCAACAGTGACCGTATAGTCGGCGAAGCTACGCGGGATGGACACATTCTTTTCGACTTTGACGATTTCTTCGAACAGCACTTGAGCCGGAGCGCAACCGAGCATGGCTTGGCGCTGGCGTTGCTTTGGGTCACTGTCAGTGCCGATATGTTTGAAGACGAACAAAGGTTGGCGAACAGTCATCGTTCCTTTACTTGCAGAGCGGTCATGTTCGTACATGTTGAGGACGGCTTCGAACAGCATCCGCAAATCTGTTGCTGTGAAACCCGTTTGCTGCGCGAGGTGCGCACTGATAAACCCTTTGCCGAGAAAGAGCCCATACGGAATCAGCGACTTGCGCCCCATTGTGCGAAGCGTGTCTTCGCTAGTTGCTGCTTCGGCAGATTCAAAATCCGCGCTGCTCTTAGCTCCTTTGACGTCAAGAGCGACGGCCATGCGGGTAATGGATAAGTCCAGCGGAAGAATTGGATCAAGTGAGCGGGCAAACGCAATTTGTACCGCGCCGCGAACTTGACCGGCGTTGGCGCCCGTGGACATGACTCCGCCGAATGTCCGCACATCGAAGAAGTTCTTACACATCCAATCACGGGCTGCATGGACCTCTTTTTTGTTAGCACCATCTTTGCCCTTTGGCAGCGAGCCGTTCGCTTCTTCGTGAGCCTTGGCAATTTTAGTGTTCAAGTTACATGCATGCTCGATGAAAATTGCGTTCGGCATTTTATTGCCTGCTGCGATTTGCACGTAGTTGCGAATGCGACGCTTGATGGCCACATCGGAAACGAGCCCATGCATGTCCTGCGGGTCGATTCGCGGCGCGTTGCCTGCGTCGGGATCGCCATTCGGGTTGCCATTTTCACAGTCAAACAGGAAAAGGAATTCGTAGCGGTTAGTTAAAGACGTGTTCATGATCGTCTCCAGAAAAAGGTGATATGCGAAAGCGAATTGCCTATATAATGTGTCGAGTCAAACTATTCCGATGATTCGGACTCTGGCAAATTTCCGGACCTTTTGCCTCGGACAGCTTTCTGTTGGTAGTATCCCATTGCGAACAGAGTTTGCTTTTCCAGGCTCAATGTGGTTGGCGGTGTCGACTTCATACGATTCCAGACATCGGTAAGCTGGCTTTCGAAATAATGGCGCAAGCCACCTTCCAGTTTCGGCAGATGGGCTATCTGTGCAGTGCGAACGAGTCGCCCGAGCACCAAAGCAGGAGTTGCACTTGCCGCAGCGTAGTAGCGCTGTACAACTCCAGCACCAACGTTTCCAAGGGCCGCTTCCTGTACGGCGGCCAGCAGTGCCATGATTCGGCCAGACAGATACGCAGGGTCGTCAACAGTTTCGTCAAGTTCAGCAGTCATCGCAGGTACTCCAGGTTTTCGAATACAAAAGGCACGAAGAAGACCAATCCGAGCAGCGCGCGGCGATTGGTCTTGAACGATATCGATACGGACTCGGTGAAGGCATTGAGCAATCATCGAGTCTGGAATAGAGCGGCTTTTGTTGAGCGCACACCGCCACAGGGTGGCTACTGCTGGGCTTGGCACGTCTTTCAAATCGCGA encodes the following:
- the cas4 gene encoding CRISPR-associated protein Cas4 encodes the protein MHLFSEEECLPISALQHFLYCPRRAALVFLEGVWSENIFTAEGTVAHQRAHDKHQSETRGNLRVVRGMELRSHRWGLTGKADIIEFTLSPNNQIETVSVIEYKRGSPKGKRDLPFRVQTCAQVLCLEDMLGRAVNYAFIFYVKTKRRVELGLTSDLRQTTSEAIQDLHSLFQSRLTPAISYQKRKCECCSLMPQCLPKAVRPRATARRYLESLLTAPDESIDSDGL
- the cas2 gene encoding CRISPR-associated endonuclease Cas2, which translates into the protein MLVIVTYDVSTTDKAGQRRLRQVAKICLNHGQRVQNSVFECWLNNENFVSLKHQLLTAMLPDQDSVRFYFLGSNWQYKVEHHGIKPSLNLDDPLII
- the cas7c gene encoding type I-C CRISPR-associated protein Cas7/Csd2, with the translated sequence MNTSLTNRYEFLFLFDCENGNPNGDPDAGNAPRIDPQDMHGLVSDVAIKRRIRNYVQIAAGNKMPNAIFIEHACNLNTKIAKAHEEANGSLPKGKDGANKKEVHAARDWMCKNFFDVRTFGGVMSTGANAGQVRGAVQIAFARSLDPILPLDLSITRMAVALDVKGAKSSADFESAEAATSEDTLRTMGRKSLIPYGLFLGKGFISAHLAQQTGFTATDLRMLFEAVLNMYEHDRSASKGTMTVRQPLFVFKHIGTDSDPKQRQRQAMLGCAPAQVLFEEIVKVEKNVSIPRSFADYTVTVDRGRIPAGIELLELPRDFDKL
- the cas1c gene encoding type I-C CRISPR-associated endonuclease Cas1: MKTHLNTLYVTTQGAYLRKQGDAVVVSIDRVDRLRLPLINIGAICCLGRVACSPLLLGACAQKGIAVTFMTEYGRFLAAVNGFTPGNVLLRREQYRRADDLCASAAIARACIIGKLANYRTVLRRAIRDHASSQASTRIEQVVQRIDRRLKTLAEILTLDQLRGVEGDATSEYFSVLNDLIVIQKNDFVFSGRNRRPPLDPVNAMLSFCYSMLTNDLRSACEACGLDAAVGFLHRDRPGRPGLALDLMEEFRPVIVDRLVLSLINRQQVRAKGFEVDPGGGVRMDESTRKEIVAAYQKRKQEEITHPFLGEKMTLGLVPHIQARLLARHLRGDSDAYPPFTWK